The sequence CTATGTTTAAAACGCCAGAAGAAACACCTAAGTCACTTTGTACGGCTGGCGCCATATTTAGTAAAGATTGGGCAAACAACCAATAGGTTAATACGCTTAAAACGATGCCTATCAGTAATTTGTTTGTCCCTTTATATGTTGCAGCATCTGCTGTATGTGTTGTTGCTTTCATGATTAAACTCCTTCAGATAAATAATGTAGAACAGCTGCACCCATTGATTTTGCAGCAATTAATAAACAATTTTCATCAATATAAAATTTTGGATGATGATGTGGATACATTGGTGTTCCTTCTTTATGCGCACCTACGAAAAAGAAACAGCTTGGTCGTTCTTTGGCATAATAAGCAAAATCTTCAGAAGGGGTTTGTGGTCCGCATTCGACCAATTGCTTCACTTCGGGAATTTGCGCTTCAGTCAATGCTTTAGCAACCATTTCAGTAGTTTTAGCATCATTGACACAAACTGGATAATCATTGGCGTAATCAAGCTCATAGCTGATGCCGAATGTCCGACAGATGCCGTCTAGAATTTGTTTGAATTCTTTCTCTACGATGGCGCGTGTTTCTTCTTTCATGATTCGTACATCACCTTCTAATGTAACAGAATCTTTGATAACGTTAGCCGAACCTTTACCGTCAAATGAACCAATCGTAACGGTTGCTGTGTCAAAAGGATTGATTCTGCGACTGACGATGGTTTGAACGGCTGTAACGAATTGAGAAGCCGCTACGATCGTATCGTTGGCATCTTGTGGTGTTGAACCATGCCCGCCTTTTCCTTGCATTACAATTTTAAAAGTTGCCCGACCAGTGTGAACGGGTCCTGAATGATAAAGAACATCGCCAAGCGGCATCAAACTCATTACATGAATTCCCAGAACATGATCCACCCCATCTAAACAACCAGCTTCGATCATCCCTTTAGCGCCACCTGGTGGTACTTCTTCTGCTGGTTGATGAATCACACGAATCGTTCCTGCTAATTGATCTTTTAATTCAATCAGTGAATCAGCTAAGATCATCATGTATGCTGTATGGCCATCATGTCCGCAAGCATGCATAACACCAGCTGTTTTGGATGAGAAGGGCAGTCCTGTATCTTCTTGGATCGGTAAAGCATCGAAATCTGCTCGAATCGCTAAAACAGGTCCTTTTTTTCCACCATGAATATCGACTAAAATACCATTGCCACCGCCAATATTTGTTTGGATAGTACAATCTTTTCCTGCATAAAAATCAGCAATATAGCGTGCTGTTTCTGTTTCATGAAAAGATAGTTCAGGGTTTTCATGGAAATGACGGCGAATTTTGATCATGTCTGATTCTTTTTGTTGAAGTTTTGTAAATAATTGCGTACGTAAATCGTTCATTTGATCTTCTCCTTTAAATTACAACTCATATTCTATGCTTAATTAAAAAATTCACAATGCTAAGAATTTCTAAATTTCAGAAATCCCTTTTAGATTAGATAGATCAGAAATAAAAAGGTTGTCGAACGAACGATATTTTCTTGTTTAAGTGTTATAATGAAAGGAGAATAAATAAATGAGGTAAGTAAATGATTGTAAATGAAAATTATCAGATCAATTATCAACAATTACAGGCAGAACAAGCTATGTTTTGCAAAGAAACCACCATTTTGATCGTCTTAAAAGGAAGTATGTTTATTACTATAGAAGAAACAACGAATCAAGTAAGTGCAGGAGAAGTGTTTGTAGTCAATGCAGGGGATCATTTAATTTTGACTGCTGAGGCAACACAAAATTGTACTTATTTGCAATTAGGAATCAATAGTGTTTTCTTTGCGGCACAATTTCCCGCTTTTTTCTATACTCGATTTGACTGTACACCAATCCAAAAAGAACATGGGAAAATGCCTGCGATTGCAGCTCTAAGAAGGCAAGTTGCGGAGTTATGTTTAGTTGAATTAAGTGATGATCCTTCAAAAAGGCTCAAGATTACATTATTTTTAACTCAGATCATTTTGTCTCTGGTTCATCATTTTCAAAAAGAAGAAGTGACAGAATATCATCCTTCAGACAATCAAAAATTAAGGGAAATTTTGGACTATATCGAAGAGCATTATCATGAAGGTGTTTTATTATCTGATGTAGCAGAATATTTTTTTATGTCGGATTCCTCTTTATCGAAGTTTTTTAAGAATGAAACTGGAGAGTACTTTTCTCATTATGTGCGGACGATTTGTGTGAAACACAGTTTATCAGAGTTGCTGTATACGAAAAAAAGTATCGAGCAAATTGCTTTAGATAGTGGTTTTAGTAATAGCAAAACCTATCGTCAACACTTTAAAAAAATCTTTAATGATTCTCCAACTAGTTATCGTTCATCTCACTTAGAACAAACGAAAGCACCGCAGACAATCAAACAAGTTGCGCAAACAACAGAGCTTCAAATCAAAGAAATTTTGGTTCCATTATATAGTTATATTCAAACCGGTTTAGAAGAATCTCGTCCTTCAGAATTATCGTTAAAGACTAAACAGCTTCATATTACAACGGAACAATCCGTAGTCGATTATTTAAAAAAAGACGTGATCATTCATGTTGGTTCATGGGAAGCGTTAGCTTCTAAGAAAATACAAAGTGAGATTTTGAATATAAAAAAGCAAATTGGCATCAAGTATATTAGTATCCAATCGTTATTTACACAAGTCCCTTTATCCGTTCAGATCCATCAAGAAGCTGGGATGAATTCATTTCCTGCGTTTGAACAGTGGGACTACATTCTAACATTTTTAGAAGATGCTCGGCTGGAACTTCTTTTTCAGTTGTCACTTGTAGAATTTAAGCAACTTAGTCTTAGCTTGAAACAGATTTGTCGTAAATTTTTCCGACATGTTCAAAATAAGTTTGGAACAAAAATGACGGAGCAATGGAAGGTTAATTGTCTCTTTAAAGGTCAAAATCTTGTAGAATACTATCCAGAATTTCTAGAAGTAAAAAAATTACTAGTTGAGATCGCACCTAAAATAGCTGTAGGAGCAGAAATCCCTTCACCTGACCCGTTTTTTGAGCAAAAGGATCCAGAGCAAACGCGTTTTTTTTGTGAGACGATTGCAATAAAGTGTGAATTCCTGTCATTTTCTGCCGAACCTAATTATGTGTTTCAAAATTTGGATAGTACCTTTCCGGATTTAAAAAATTATCATCAATATGTGCTGAATAAAACCCTGCATATCAAGCATATTCTAAAGGAATATGAAATCAAACTGCCGCTTTATCTTACTGAATGGAACACATTGACTGGGATGACAAGAAATAGTAATGGAACATTCTTTAGAGGAGCGATTATTTTAAAAGATCTTTTAATGTTGGATACATTGGTAGATGGGTTCGGTTTTTGGTTGAATATCGAGTTGTATGAGAAACAAACACAAGAACGCCCCTTAAAAAATGATGGATTGGAGTTATTTCATTTTTATAGTGGAAAAAGACCTGTCTATTTTTGTTTATGGCTAGCTAGAAGGATGGAAGGGAAGGTTTTGGCACAAGGTGAAGAGTATCTATTGACCTACATCAATGGCAAGTACCAGTTGTTGTTGTTTAATACGAATTATTTTGATCCTCATCTTTCTTCTGAAGAAGCTTTTCTTGAAAGCCAGGCTGTGACCTTTGAGATTGAATTAGTAACAGTTACACTAGCGCATTATCAGATCAAGCAAATTGATTTTAATCGGCACAATGGAGCGTTATTTTACACTTATGAAGAGTTCCGTAATGCTGAAGCACTTGATTTTGAAACGCAAAAATATGTTGTAGATAGTACTAGACCGAAGATCAAAGTTTTTGATACTCAAGTTGAGGATGCGTTTAATTATTATGTGACACTAGATACAAACGGTATCGTGCTGTTGGAGTTGACACCAATCATAGAATGAAAGTAAAACTCGTTTCCTTGACGAATACATTTTTACTAGTTAGTATTTAACCAATACAGGTAATTGGAGAGGGAGAAGCAAAATGAGTATCTATGATTATCAAGTAAAAACAACAAATGATGAGACGGTTTCGTTGGAAGCGTATCGAGGAAAAGTGCTCTTGATCGTGAATACTGCAACTGGTTGTGGGTTTACACCTCAGTATGAAGGGTTGGAAAACTTATATAAAAAGTATCGTGAACAAGGCTTGGAGATTCTAGATTTTCCTTGTAATCAGTTTGGCCATCAAGCGCCTGGTACAGACCAAGAAATCAGTGACTTTTGTCAGTTGACGTATCAAACAACGTTTCAAACGTTTGGAAAAATCGATGTGAATGGCGAAAATGCTGATCCTTTGTATGATTTTTTAAAAGGTGAAAAAGGTGGTCTTTTAGGTGGCGCGATCAAGTGGAACTTTACTAAGTTTTTAGTGGATCGTGAAGGGAATGTGGTAAAACGTTTTGCGCCCACCGTTGAACCAGAGAAAATTGCTGGAGATATTGAAAAATTACTATAAGAAATACTTTTTTTATTCTTGATATCATGAATCATCTCACGATATAATGATCTTGCTAAGAAAAAATACAAAGAGTAATCCCCTGGATAGTGCGATATCCAGGGGATTTTTGTGGGCTAATGTCGCCATATCTACTGTTACTTCTGTATTTGTTATTCAGCCAATACTCAAATAATGAGATTAGGATCCCAACAAGAAGCGTACAGACAAGTGCTACAGATCTCCATCCAGTCGCAGGACTGTAAGATAGGCGATGTGCAAAGCTGAAAGTGAATTCATTTTTTTCTGATGTTTTAGCATGGAATAAATTGAAACCCCTTACTAGTATAAAGATTATATAAAGAACCAATCCCAACTTTAACACTATCTTTATATCAAATTTGATATCCTATTTTTATCAAATGAAGGAGAGGAATTTTGATGACGATTATTTCCGGAATTATTGCAGCATTACTGCTAATTTATTTATTCTATGAACTATTTTGGGGGGATCAACAGTGAGCGCTATTTTTATTCAACAAGCTATCTTTTTTATTGTATTGATCGGTTTAGCCGTTCCGCTAGGCTTTTATATTCATAAAGTGATGACAGGTCAAAAAACACTCCTGACCAGAATCATCAATCCAATTGAAAATACAATCTATCGTTTTTTAGGAACACCAGCTCAAAAAGAAATGAATGCAAAACAATATAGTTTTAGCGTATTATTTTTTAGTTTATTTTCTCTGTTATTACTTATGGCAATGATGTTGGGACAACAGTTTTTACCGCTAAATCCAGAAAAACTTCCTGGTACCAGCTTTTCCTTGGCGTTTAACACGGCTGCAAGTTTTGTGACGAATACGAACTGGCAGGCATACGCTGGAGAGGATACATTGTCGATCTTTACGCAAGCTTTCGGGCTGACTGTTCAAAACTTTGTATCAGCGGCGGTCGGAATTGCTGTGTTGTTTGTTTTATTAAGAGGCTTTACGAATCGAACAACAAAATATATTGGGAACTTTTGGCAAGATTTAACAAGAATCACCTTATACGTTTTGTTGCCACTTTCTTTTATTGTTTCATTGATCTTGATTTCTCAAGGTGTCGTTCAAACATTTGCTGGTTCAGT is a genomic window of Enterococcus haemoperoxidus ATCC BAA-382 containing:
- a CDS encoding glutathione peroxidase, which codes for MSIYDYQVKTTNDETVSLEAYRGKVLLIVNTATGCGFTPQYEGLENLYKKYREQGLEILDFPCNQFGHQAPGTDQEISDFCQLTYQTTFQTFGKIDVNGENADPLYDFLKGEKGGLLGGAIKWNFTKFLVDREGNVVKRFAPTVEPEKIAGDIEKLL
- the kdpF gene encoding K(+)-transporting ATPase subunit F: MTIISGIIAALLLIYLFYELFWGDQQ
- a CDS encoding helix-turn-helix domain-containing protein; the encoded protein is MIVNENYQINYQQLQAEQAMFCKETTILIVLKGSMFITIEETTNQVSAGEVFVVNAGDHLILTAEATQNCTYLQLGINSVFFAAQFPAFFYTRFDCTPIQKEHGKMPAIAALRRQVAELCLVELSDDPSKRLKITLFLTQIILSLVHHFQKEEVTEYHPSDNQKLREILDYIEEHYHEGVLLSDVAEYFFMSDSSLSKFFKNETGEYFSHYVRTICVKHSLSELLYTKKSIEQIALDSGFSNSKTYRQHFKKIFNDSPTSYRSSHLEQTKAPQTIKQVAQTTELQIKEILVPLYSYIQTGLEESRPSELSLKTKQLHITTEQSVVDYLKKDVIIHVGSWEALASKKIQSEILNIKKQIGIKYISIQSLFTQVPLSVQIHQEAGMNSFPAFEQWDYILTFLEDARLELLFQLSLVEFKQLSLSLKQICRKFFRHVQNKFGTKMTEQWKVNCLFKGQNLVEYYPEFLEVKKLLVEIAPKIAVGAEIPSPDPFFEQKDPEQTRFFCETIAIKCEFLSFSAEPNYVFQNLDSTFPDLKNYHQYVLNKTLHIKHILKEYEIKLPLYLTEWNTLTGMTRNSNGTFFRGAIILKDLLMLDTLVDGFGFWLNIELYEKQTQERPLKNDGLELFHFYSGKRPVYFCLWLARRMEGKVLAQGEEYLLTYINGKYQLLLFNTNYFDPHLSSEEAFLESQAVTFEIELVTVTLAHYQIKQIDFNRHNGALFYTYEEFRNAEALDFETQKYVVDSTRPKIKVFDTQVEDAFNYYVTLDTNGIVLLELTPIIE
- a CDS encoding M20 family metallopeptidase, whose amino-acid sequence is MNDLRTQLFTKLQQKESDMIKIRRHFHENPELSFHETETARYIADFYAGKDCTIQTNIGGGNGILVDIHGGKKGPVLAIRADFDALPIQEDTGLPFSSKTAGVMHACGHDGHTAYMMILADSLIELKDQLAGTIRVIHQPAEEVPPGGAKGMIEAGCLDGVDHVLGIHVMSLMPLGDVLYHSGPVHTGRATFKIVMQGKGGHGSTPQDANDTIVAASQFVTAVQTIVSRRINPFDTATVTIGSFDGKGSANVIKDSVTLEGDVRIMKEETRAIVEKEFKQILDGICRTFGISYELDYANDYPVCVNDAKTTEMVAKALTEAQIPEVKQLVECGPQTPSEDFAYYAKERPSCFFFVGAHKEGTPMYPHHHPKFYIDENCLLIAAKSMGAAVLHYLSEGV